The following proteins come from a genomic window of Mucinivorans hirudinis:
- a CDS encoding Chloride channel protein → MKYKKLYLRLVQMMHRLSEKQLLFVLAVVVGIVVGITGHILKESIHIVQNIVTNFGNAANVNYLYLFFPATGITLTVLFVKYWVKDDISHGVTKIFYAISRKDSRIKPHNCYSSVVSSSVTIGFGGSVGAEAPIVLTGAAIGSNVGQFLRLKYNYITLLLGCGAAAAISAVYKAPIAGFAFVLEVLMLELTFTSVVPLLIASVTAATTTFILVGIEPFFAGITPPFVLGNIPYYALLGIAGGVVSYFFSQTTMKIEGRFAKIKNRTHKIIFGGTILGLLIFIFPPLYGEGYNSIQTLLEGHTGNIFKHSLFYGIQDQFLTLFLYALGILLFKVIAMTMTNASGGVGGTFAPSLFIGAMLGFIFAITVNHLFDADLPVSSFTLVGMAAVMSGVMKAPITSMFLVAELTGGFQLFLPLMLAAAVSFALSYYFDPYSIYTKRLASRGELLTHNKDENTLQFMKTAELIERDFGTVPFDGKLRDMVVEVERSQRNLFAVVDQEGCLAGIITLDDIRGDMFKPDKWDKMPLTDYMWEPPEKIYEQEDMRSVVEKFEITGAWNLPVVGSRGEYVGFVSKSRLMTAYRRQLQKLTQE, encoded by the coding sequence TTGAAATACAAAAAACTATACCTGCGCTTGGTGCAGATGATGCACCGCCTCTCGGAGAAACAGCTACTCTTTGTGCTCGCCGTGGTGGTGGGTATAGTGGTTGGCATTACGGGGCATATCCTCAAAGAGAGTATCCATATTGTACAAAATATTGTGACAAACTTTGGTAACGCTGCCAATGTAAACTACCTCTACCTTTTTTTCCCGGCAACGGGCATTACCCTCACTGTACTTTTTGTGAAGTATTGGGTCAAGGACGACATTTCGCACGGGGTGACCAAGATTTTCTATGCCATCTCGCGTAAGGATTCGCGCATCAAGCCGCACAACTGCTATTCATCGGTGGTTAGTAGCTCCGTAACAATCGGCTTTGGCGGTTCGGTCGGAGCGGAAGCACCTATCGTGCTGACGGGGGCGGCGATAGGGTCTAATGTTGGGCAGTTTCTCAGGCTCAAGTATAACTATATCACTCTGTTGCTAGGATGTGGTGCGGCGGCAGCCATCTCAGCGGTCTACAAAGCACCCATCGCCGGATTTGCCTTTGTCTTAGAGGTACTTATGCTGGAGCTTACCTTCACCTCGGTTGTACCTCTGCTTATAGCATCCGTAACTGCTGCCACCACTACGTTTATTTTGGTGGGTATCGAGCCCTTTTTCGCGGGCATCACCCCGCCCTTTGTCCTTGGAAATATACCTTATTATGCACTGCTGGGCATTGCAGGAGGTGTTGTGAGCTACTTCTTTTCTCAAACCACGATGAAGATTGAGGGTCGCTTTGCAAAAATCAAGAATCGAACGCATAAAATTATCTTCGGAGGCACAATTCTCGGACTATTAATATTCATCTTCCCACCACTATATGGTGAGGGCTACAATTCGATACAAACCCTTTTGGAGGGGCATACGGGCAATATTTTCAAGCACTCACTATTCTACGGCATTCAGGACCAGTTTCTGACACTGTTTCTCTATGCTCTTGGTATATTGCTCTTCAAGGTAATTGCAATGACGATGACCAACGCCTCGGGTGGTGTGGGTGGTACGTTTGCCCCTTCGTTATTTATAGGGGCGATGTTGGGTTTTATATTTGCAATTACCGTAAATCATCTTTTCGACGCTGACCTGCCCGTGAGTAGCTTTACTCTGGTTGGTATGGCAGCAGTGATGAGCGGCGTTATGAAGGCGCCTATCACATCGATGTTCCTTGTGGCGGAGCTCACGGGTGGCTTCCAACTCTTTTTGCCATTGATGTTGGCAGCGGCAGTCTCCTTTGCTCTGAGCTACTATTTTGACCCCTATTCTATCTACACTAAACGCCTTGCCTCACGCGGCGAACTTCTCACCCACAACAAGGACGAGAATACGCTTCAGTTTATGAAGACCGCAGAGTTGATTGAGCGTGATTTTGGTACAGTCCCCTTTGATGGCAAGTTGCGTGATATGGTCGTTGAGGTGGAGCGTTCGCAACGCAACCTTTTCGCCGTTGTCGACCAGGAGGGTTGTCTGGCGGGAATAATAACTTTAGACGATATTCGCGGCGATATGTTCAAGCCCGACAAGTGGGACAAAATGCCACTCACAGACTATATGTGGGAGCCGCCCGAGAAGATATATGAGCAGGAGGATATGCGCTCGGTCGTCGAAAAATTTGAGATAACGGGAGCCTGGAATTTGCCCGTTGTCGGCTCGCGCGGCGAGTATGTCGGTTTTGTGAGCAAATCGAGATTGATGACCGCTTATCGCCGTCAGCTTCAAAAACTTACTCAGGAGTAA